The Melospiza melodia melodia isolate bMelMel2 unplaced genomic scaffold, bMelMel2.pri scaffold_34, whole genome shotgun sequence genome includes the window tctggtgaaaattctgctgagagatcctttatttcatttaaaaccactgagaacacagctcatgttgacacagtctgggggcacaggaaaggtggagagaaagaaaattagaaatggtagaaacaatggccttggtttagagagaatattaaaaatgaaaacagagggggaaaataaccaatccaacaaaaactaccaaatctcacttttattacaggagatatgcagaaattggcaactagtttaatgttttctaaattttccagtcattagtctccccactgcagccttgagctcctggttcctcaggctgtagatgagggggttcagggctggaggcaccaccgagtacagaactgacagggccagatccagggatggggaagaaatagagggaggcttcaggtaggAAAATGTGCCAGTGGTGACAAACAGGgacaccacggccaggtgagggaggcaggtggaaaaggctttgtgccgcccctgctcagaggggatcctcagcacagccctgaagatctgcacataggagaaaaccaagaacaaaaaacaaccaaaacctaaagatgcaccaaccacaatgaAGCCaatttccctgaggtaggatttggagcaggagagcttgaggatctgtgggatttcacagaagaactggcccagggcattgccgtgacacaggggcagggaaaatgtattggctgtgttcagcagagcagtgagaaaggcactggcccaggcagctgctgccatgtgggcacaagctctgctgcccaggagggtcccgtagtgcaggggtttgcagatggacacgtagcggtcatagcacatgacggtaaGGAGAGACGCTTCTGCTGTGATaaacaaaagaaagaagaaaacctgagcagcacatcctgagtaggagatgtccctggtgtcccagagggaattgtgcatggctttggggacagtggtgcagatcatgcccaggtcgctgagggccaggttgagcag containing:
- the LOC134434255 gene encoding olfactory receptor 14J1-like, whose amino-acid sequence is LHYGTLLGSRACAHMAAAAWASAFLTALLNTANTFSLPLCHGNALGQFFCEIPQILKLSCSKSYLREIGFIVVGASLGFGCFLFLVFSYVQIFRAVLRIPSEQGRHKAFSTCLPHLAVVSLFVTTGTFSYLKPPSISSPSLDLALSVLYSVVPPMAPCAYTTPNAYLESV